One window of the Archangium primigenium genome contains the following:
- a CDS encoding prolyl oligopeptidase family serine peptidase, translating to MIYPDTRRTDTVEEHFGTAVVDPYRWLEGDARGHVEVADWVRAQDALARAYLARLPGRDHFRRRLAELFDHARLTAPEKRGERYFFTRNPGLENQAVLLVREGPHGADRVLLDPNPWSDDGATALAEWAVSADGRSLAFATQEAGSDWRTIRVLDVESGDTLPDVLAWARFTTLAWARDGSGFFYARFPAPPEGNVFDAPVTDHSIYFHVLGTSQAEDRLVRAPPTGQLLIQTVSVTPDGRYAVIASTPGAGGNALAIIDLQDPNWTPRPLIQAYDHNWSVVGNQGTRLFLATDDGAERGKIVTLDLAATEPRFVELIAEREDGTLNDAALLGGHLLVTYLVDAKTEIRRHRLDGTPDGTVALPGLGTAGGFRGRPDDDEAFFVFTGHNAPTTIYRYAVARRLLTIWDRPEVAIDLERIVVEQRFYASKDGTRVPMFVVRRADLQTPAPTLLYGYGGYGISMVPYYSPAVLAWVEAGGVYAVANLRGGGEYGKAWHDAGRLANKQNVFDDFIAAAEYLKREGIASAEGLAIQGESNGGLLVAAVVNQRPELFAAALPGVGVLDMLRFARFTNGQFWIGDYGDPEKEADFRNLLSYSPYHTIRSGRAYPALLVTTADTDDRVVPAHSFKYVAALQSADLGDRPRLLRVDTRAGHGAGKPIGKALDELADLWAFAARWTGLAVEAAD from the coding sequence ATGATCTACCCCGACACCCGACGCACCGACACCGTGGAGGAGCACTTCGGCACCGCGGTCGTCGATCCCTACCGGTGGCTCGAAGGCGATGCCCGCGGACACGTGGAGGTGGCCGACTGGGTCCGCGCGCAGGACGCGCTGGCGCGGGCGTACCTGGCCCGGCTGCCAGGGCGCGACCACTTCCGGCGGCGGCTGGCGGAACTCTTCGATCACGCGCGCCTCACCGCCCCCGAGAAGCGCGGCGAGCGCTACTTCTTCACCCGCAACCCCGGCCTCGAGAACCAGGCGGTGCTCCTCGTGCGCGAGGGGCCCCACGGCGCGGACCGCGTCCTGCTCGACCCGAACCCGTGGTCCGACGACGGGGCGACGGCCCTGGCGGAATGGGCGGTCAGCGCGGACGGGCGCTCCCTGGCCTTCGCCACCCAGGAGGCCGGGTCGGACTGGCGGACGATCCGCGTCCTCGACGTCGAGAGCGGAGACACCCTCCCGGACGTGCTCGCCTGGGCGCGCTTCACCACCCTCGCGTGGGCGCGGGACGGGTCCGGTTTCTTCTACGCCCGCTTTCCCGCGCCTCCCGAGGGGAATGTCTTCGACGCGCCGGTGACCGACCACTCCATCTATTTCCATGTGCTCGGCACCTCGCAGGCCGAGGACCGGCTCGTGCGGGCACCGCCGACCGGGCAGCTGCTCATCCAGACGGTCAGCGTGACGCCGGACGGGCGGTACGCCGTCATCGCCTCGACACCGGGAGCGGGCGGCAACGCGCTGGCGATCATCGACTTGCAAGACCCCAACTGGACGCCGCGCCCCCTCATCCAGGCGTACGACCACAACTGGTCCGTGGTCGGCAATCAGGGCACCCGGCTCTTCCTGGCGACGGACGACGGGGCGGAGCGCGGCAAGATCGTCACGCTCGACCTCGCCGCGACCGAGCCGCGCTTCGTCGAGCTCATCGCCGAGCGCGAGGACGGGACGTTGAACGACGCGGCCCTGCTCGGCGGCCATTTGCTGGTCACCTACCTCGTCGACGCCAAGACCGAGATCCGACGCCACCGGCTCGATGGCACGCCCGATGGGACGGTCGCGCTTCCGGGCCTCGGCACCGCCGGCGGCTTTCGTGGACGCCCCGATGACGACGAGGCCTTCTTCGTCTTCACCGGACACAACGCACCGACCACGATCTACCGCTACGCCGTCGCGCGCCGTCTCCTCACGATCTGGGACCGGCCCGAGGTCGCGATCGATCTCGAGCGCATCGTGGTCGAGCAGCGCTTCTACGCCTCGAAGGACGGCACCCGCGTTCCGATGTTCGTCGTGCGTCGCGCGGACCTCCAGACGCCGGCCCCCACCCTGCTCTACGGCTATGGCGGCTATGGCATCAGCATGGTCCCCTACTACTCACCCGCCGTGCTCGCCTGGGTCGAAGCGGGCGGCGTCTACGCCGTCGCCAACCTGCGCGGCGGCGGGGAATACGGGAAGGCCTGGCATGACGCGGGGCGGCTGGCGAACAAGCAGAACGTGTTCGACGACTTCATCGCCGCCGCCGAGTATCTGAAGCGCGAAGGCATCGCCTCCGCGGAGGGCCTCGCGATCCAGGGCGAATCCAATGGCGGGCTGCTGGTCGCCGCCGTGGTCAACCAGCGACCAGAGCTCTTCGCCGCGGCGCTGCCCGGCGTCGGTGTGCTGGACATGCTGCGCTTCGCCCGCTTCACGAACGGGCAGTTCTGGATCGGGGACTACGGAGACCCGGAGAAGGAGGCCGATTTCCGCAACCTGTTGTCCTACTCGCCCTATCACACGATCCGCTCGGGGCGCGCCTACCCGGCCCTCCTGGTCACGACGGCCGACACGGACGACCGCGTCGTGCCCGCCCACAGCTTCAAATATGTCGCGGCACTGCAATCCGCCGACCTCGGGGATCGACCGCGCCTGCTCCGGGTCGACACGCGGGCCGGACACGGTGCCGGAAAGCCGATCGGCAAGGCGCTCGATGAGCTCGCCGACCTGTGGGCGTTCGCCGCGCGCTGGACGGGGCTGGCCGTCGAAGCGGCGGACTGA
- a CDS encoding Ig-like domain-containing protein, producing the protein MSDLLSRWLAVPAAALRAGLVLGLVVSTLAACGDGAPPTPTPPIEAPPDPVPPVAQNAALETAEDTPLEVRLTASGSGALAFRIVDAPDHGTLGVLSAEGVVTYTPGADYHGEDALTFRVTDSAGLSAQATVTLTITPVNDVPALSSVADQRVPSGDATGELSFTVGDVETAADSLTVTATSSNTSVVPNDPGHLVLGGSGANRTLNILSAANTRGTTTITLSVSDGTAITTTTFAVDVTGVARLYWMTAAGSLWRVGVNGKSAVELKTGISGASSIATDPVTQTLFYSNGSALVRVDGEGANLVEVVANGGYPSGIAVDSTNRKLYWSDFNGKRVMRAELDGSNPTQIVGGIDSPSAIAFDVPRGKVYVITYNNTRLVRFNLDGTQLETVASNLGGLGVGLAVDSSGGKVYFSTRGNSLYAANLDGSNVTALVTGQTTVHGIALDATAGRLYWADWLGQAIRSAQLADGGDIQTLNATTSRNLGLAWMPAP; encoded by the coding sequence ATGTCAGATTTGCTTTCGAGGTGGCTCGCGGTGCCCGCCGCCGCATTGCGCGCCGGACTGGTGCTTGGACTGGTGGTCAGCACCCTCGCCGCGTGTGGCGACGGCGCACCGCCGACCCCCACCCCGCCGATCGAGGCCCCGCCGGACCCCGTCCCGCCGGTGGCCCAGAACGCCGCCCTCGAGACGGCGGAAGACACCCCCCTCGAGGTGCGCCTGACGGCCAGTGGCAGTGGGGCGCTCGCATTCCGCATTGTCGATGCGCCGGACCACGGCACGCTGGGTGTGCTCAGCGCCGAGGGCGTCGTCACCTACACCCCCGGCGCCGACTACCACGGCGAAGATGCCCTCACCTTCCGCGTCACCGATAGCGCGGGCCTGAGCGCCCAGGCCACGGTGACCCTCACCATCACGCCCGTGAATGACGTCCCCGCCCTCTCCTCGGTGGCCGATCAGCGCGTCCCCTCGGGCGACGCGACCGGAGAGCTGAGCTTCACCGTGGGCGACGTGGAGACCGCCGCCGACAGCCTCACGGTCACCGCGACGTCCTCCAATACCAGCGTGGTGCCCAACGACCCCGGCCATCTCGTCCTCGGCGGTTCCGGCGCCAACCGCACGCTCAACATCCTCTCCGCCGCCAACACCCGCGGCACCACCACCATCACCCTCTCGGTGAGTGACGGCACCGCCATCACCACCACCACCTTCGCGGTCGACGTCACCGGCGTCGCGCGCCTCTACTGGATGACGGCCGCCGGCTCGCTGTGGCGGGTGGGGGTGAACGGCAAGAGCGCGGTGGAGCTCAAGACCGGCATCAGCGGGGCGAGTTCCATCGCCACCGACCCGGTCACCCAGACCCTCTTCTACAGCAACGGCAGTGCCCTCGTTCGCGTGGACGGTGAGGGGGCCAACCTGGTCGAGGTCGTGGCGAACGGAGGCTATCCCTCCGGGATTGCCGTCGATTCGACGAACCGCAAGCTGTACTGGTCCGACTTCAACGGGAAGCGGGTCATGCGCGCCGAGCTGGACGGGAGCAATCCCACGCAGATCGTCGGGGGCATCGACAGCCCGTCCGCCATCGCGTTCGATGTCCCACGCGGCAAGGTGTATGTCATTACCTACAACAACACCCGGCTCGTTCGATTCAATCTCGATGGGACCCAGCTGGAGACCGTTGCGTCGAACCTGGGCGGACTGGGCGTGGGCCTGGCGGTCGATTCGAGCGGCGGGAAGGTGTACTTCTCGACCCGCGGCAACAGTCTCTATGCCGCCAACCTGGACGGCTCCAATGTCACCGCGCTGGTGACCGGCCAGACCACGGTGCATGGGATTGCCCTCGATGCCACGGCCGGGCGGCTGTATTGGGCGGATTGGCTGGGGCAAGCGATCCGGAGCGCCCAGCTGGCCGACGGCGGCGACATCCAGACCCTGAACGCGACCACCAGCAGGAACCTGGGCCTGGCCTGGATGCCCGCGCCGTAG
- a CDS encoding isopenicillin N synthase family dioxygenase: protein MDALPIEVEQVPVIDVRALVDPASTLAERQAVAERMGAACRRNGFFYVVGHGVDEALQTRLETLSRRFFALPEARKLAIRMARGGAAWRGYFPVGGELTSGRPDRKEGLYFGTELGAEHPLVRAGTPLHGPNLFPEEPSGLREAVLDYLAALTRLGHALMEGLALSLGLRADHFRAGVMAEPLVLFRVFNYPPGPDTAEDGKPAWGVGEHTDYGVLTLLKQDEAGGLQVKSRAGGEVRWIDAPPLAGSFVCNIGDMLDRMTRGAYRSTPHRVLNRSGRHRLSLPFFFDPGWTAEIHPLEAPAIRQAQAIEDAHERWDLRSVHGVQGTYGEYLLGKVGQVFPSLRSEVLTDGPA from the coding sequence ATGGATGCACTTCCGATTGAGGTCGAGCAGGTCCCCGTCATCGACGTGCGCGCGCTCGTGGACCCGGCGTCGACGCTCGCCGAGCGTCAGGCCGTGGCGGAGCGGATGGGCGCCGCCTGCCGGCGCAACGGCTTCTTCTACGTGGTCGGCCACGGCGTGGACGAGGCGCTCCAGACACGGTTGGAGACCTTGAGCCGCCGCTTCTTCGCACTGCCCGAGGCGCGGAAGCTCGCCATCCGCATGGCCCGGGGCGGGGCCGCCTGGCGGGGCTACTTCCCCGTGGGGGGCGAGCTGACCTCGGGCCGCCCGGACCGCAAGGAGGGCCTCTACTTCGGGACCGAGCTCGGCGCCGAGCACCCGCTCGTGCGCGCGGGCACGCCGCTGCACGGGCCCAACCTCTTTCCCGAGGAGCCCTCCGGCCTGCGCGAGGCCGTGCTGGACTACCTGGCGGCGCTCACCCGCCTGGGCCATGCGCTCATGGAGGGCCTCGCGCTGAGCCTGGGCCTGCGCGCGGATCACTTCCGCGCGGGCGTCATGGCCGAGCCGCTCGTGCTCTTCCGCGTCTTCAACTACCCGCCCGGGCCCGACACCGCCGAGGACGGCAAGCCGGCCTGGGGGGTGGGGGAGCACACCGACTACGGCGTCCTCACCCTCCTCAAGCAGGACGAGGCCGGGGGCCTGCAGGTGAAGTCCCGCGCGGGCGGCGAGGTGCGCTGGATCGACGCGCCGCCGCTGGCGGGCTCGTTCGTCTGCAACATCGGAGACATGCTCGACCGGATGACGCGGGGCGCGTACCGCTCCACGCCCCACCGGGTGCTCAACCGCTCCGGGCGTCACCGGCTGTCCTTGCCTTTCTTCTTCGACCCGGGCTGGACCGCGGAGATCCACCCGCTGGAGGCCCCCGCGATTCGTCAGGCCCAGGCGATCGAGGACGCCCACGAGCGGTGGGATCTCCGGAGCGTCCACGGCGTCCAGGGCACGTATGGGGAGTACCTGCTCGGCAAGGTGGGCCAGGTCTTCCCCTCGCTGCGCTCCGAGGTGCTCACGGACGGCCCGGCCTGA
- a CDS encoding alpha/beta hydrolase family protein, which yields MPDTYRFLVDGRIPVLKLHDEPRPAPAVLVLHGLGADAETQRGELNAVARAGWSAVGVDAPHHGARRDAWLDEMDRLGPPDFHTRLLHAVREAARDVSRVIDHLVHEGHGPIGLVGISFGAYTALTVAMDDPRIRATVSLLGSPDWAPREGPLTDELRELMHHAPVHRPRDCARHPLLLVNAGRDTVVPPQAARDFARRLREMPDLQADSLEYPESDHMMRPQDWEDCWDRTLAFLGRHLGHR from the coding sequence ATGCCCGACACGTACCGCTTCCTGGTGGATGGCCGCATTCCCGTGCTCAAGCTGCACGACGAGCCCCGACCGGCTCCGGCCGTCCTGGTGCTGCACGGACTGGGCGCGGATGCCGAGACCCAGCGCGGGGAGCTGAACGCCGTCGCCCGCGCGGGCTGGAGCGCCGTGGGCGTGGACGCGCCCCACCACGGTGCCCGGCGCGACGCCTGGCTCGACGAGATGGACCGGCTCGGCCCGCCCGACTTCCACACCCGCCTGCTGCACGCCGTGCGCGAGGCCGCCCGGGACGTGTCCCGCGTCATCGATCACCTGGTGCACGAGGGCCATGGCCCCATCGGGCTCGTGGGCATCTCGTTCGGCGCCTACACGGCCCTGACGGTGGCCATGGACGACCCGCGCATCCGGGCCACCGTGTCCCTGCTCGGCTCGCCGGACTGGGCGCCCCGGGAAGGCCCCCTCACCGACGAGCTTCGCGAGCTGATGCACCACGCCCCCGTCCACCGGCCGAGGGACTGCGCGCGCCACCCGCTGCTGCTGGTGAACGCGGGCCGGGACACCGTCGTGCCCCCCCAGGCGGCGCGGGACTTCGCCCGGCGCCTCCGGGAGATGCCGGACCTCCAGGCGGACTCCCTCGAGTACCCCGAGTCGGACCACATGATGCGGCCCCAGGACTGGGAGGACTGCTGGGACCGCACGCTGGCGTTCCTCGGACGCCACCTGGGCCACCGCTGA
- a CDS encoding invertase recombinase-like protein, which produces MKLFRVCLASLMVLLTACGDSTDPEGPPAVDQPQPDPGTPQPDAGTEVPDAGAEPPDSGTETPDAGSEVPDSGMETPDAGSEVPDSGTETPDSGTGTPDAGTGTPDSGTGTPDSGTGTPDSGTGTPDAGSDAGMSVLDNWSFEEWPDALPVQWLGSKSSLTSDAVQKVTTSPFHGLNAVRLSNATGTHKRFTTVAKSMPAGRYACTYQVRGSGEIRNGFFDTDYSSYSSYTTVETTSWTQVSYSFNLASPVYDTFEFVFSLRNTRGEHLIVDDVRCTRAPEACDAVSCESWQRCVNATATCEPLAGRCNTSAQCSEWQSCDATHTCVTAADRCVRHADCAGTPQTPVCDTASHACVEGDPCAGVVCNNPATSCNPTSGVCELSPGACFTTYDCRGELPACDPATRRCVSAEHSANIIRNGGFENWSNTPIPYYGTPYIPDYWYGLDNGVSDPGSEIKPSRLVPYTKVVHGGSRALQFVVPIQTAERFTLQKFNVPTGNYSCSYRVRGHGTIRHRIYSSAGWSPQTDFLTVDSDAWEPVFFRFTGNVRDWRLFFYPGRSVADRDHLQVDDVVCTKD; this is translated from the coding sequence GTGAAGTTGTTTCGAGTGTGCCTTGCGTCGCTGATGGTCCTGCTGACCGCCTGCGGTGATTCGACGGATCCAGAAGGGCCTCCCGCGGTCGACCAGCCACAACCGGACCCGGGCACGCCGCAGCCGGATGCTGGCACCGAGGTGCCGGACGCGGGCGCGGAGCCTCCGGACTCCGGGACGGAGACGCCCGACGCGGGCTCCGAGGTGCCGGATTCGGGCATGGAGACGCCCGACGCGGGCTCCGAGGTGCCGGATTCGGGCACGGAGACCCCGGACTCGGGGACTGGTACGCCCGACGCGGGCACCGGCACGCCGGACTCGGGGACCGGTACGCCCGATTCGGGCACCGGTACGCCCGATTCGGGCACCGGTACGCCGGACGCGGGCTCCGACGCCGGGATGAGCGTCCTCGACAACTGGAGCTTCGAGGAGTGGCCGGACGCGCTTCCCGTCCAGTGGCTGGGCAGCAAGTCGAGCCTCACCAGCGACGCGGTGCAGAAGGTGACGACGAGTCCCTTCCATGGCCTCAACGCGGTCCGGCTGAGCAATGCCACGGGCACGCACAAGCGCTTCACCACCGTCGCGAAGTCCATGCCCGCCGGCCGCTACGCCTGCACCTACCAGGTGCGGGGCTCCGGTGAGATCCGCAACGGCTTCTTCGACACGGACTACTCCTCGTACTCGAGCTACACCACGGTCGAGACCACGAGCTGGACCCAGGTGTCGTACTCCTTCAACCTGGCCAGCCCCGTCTACGACACCTTCGAGTTCGTCTTCAGCCTCCGCAACACCCGGGGCGAGCACCTGATCGTCGACGACGTGCGCTGCACCCGCGCGCCCGAGGCGTGTGACGCCGTCAGCTGCGAGTCCTGGCAGCGCTGCGTGAACGCCACCGCGACTTGTGAGCCGCTGGCCGGCCGCTGCAACACCTCCGCCCAGTGCAGCGAGTGGCAGAGCTGCGATGCGACCCACACGTGCGTGACCGCGGCGGACCGCTGCGTGCGCCACGCGGATTGCGCCGGCACGCCGCAGACGCCTGTCTGTGACACCGCCTCGCACGCCTGCGTGGAAGGCGACCCGTGCGCGGGCGTCGTCTGCAACAACCCGGCGACGAGCTGCAACCCCACGTCGGGCGTGTGCGAGCTGTCCCCTGGCGCCTGCTTCACCACCTACGACTGCCGCGGCGAGCTGCCCGCCTGCGACCCGGCGACCCGTCGCTGTGTCTCCGCCGAGCACTCCGCGAACATCATCCGCAACGGCGGCTTCGAGAACTGGAGCAACACGCCCATCCCGTACTACGGCACCCCGTACATTCCCGACTACTGGTACGGGCTGGACAACGGCGTCTCGGATCCGGGCTCGGAGATCAAGCCCTCGCGCCTGGTGCCCTACACGAAGGTGGTGCACGGAGGCTCGCGGGCGCTCCAGTTCGTCGTCCCCATCCAGACCGCGGAGCGCTTCACGCTCCAGAAGTTCAACGTGCCGACGGGCAACTACTCCTGCTCGTACCGGGTGAGGGGCCACGGCACCATCCGCCACCGCATCTACTCGAGCGCCGGCTGGAGCCCGCAGACGGACTTCCTCACGGTGGACAGCGATGCCTGGGAGCCGGTGTTCTTCCGCTTCACCGGCAACGTGCGCGACTGGCGCCTGTTCTTCTACCCCGGCCGCAGCGTGGCGGACCGCGACCACCTCCAGGTGGACGACGTGGTCTGCACGAAGGACTGA